The sequence GTACTGTGGGAGCAGTCAGGTTCCCAGAAGAGAGGCACACACATGAATGAGCACACACTCACATCCCTCATTTCTGCTCTAGGCTCACAAGTTAAAGACAGAGTTCACATTTTCCTTCCTGAGAATGGAAAGTAGATTTAGGTATGTCTCACGTACTCTTTTATTTGGACTCTTGCTCATGGTATTTTCTTGCAGAGGAATAAACCACTCATAGTTCTGGaagacaagatgaaaataaatgccaCGAGGCTGAGGCTAAGGGGCTGAGATTTTGCCTGTTTGCTCGAAAATTACAAATGCTCCTCTCCTGagtaaatatgaaacaaaatatttaaataaatgagtatAAGCTCAGAGgtcttgtttgttttggtggTTCAAACACAatggaagtttatttcttgcttctaTGAATTTAAAGTGGACTTTCCTGATCGGTGGGTGACTCTCTTCCAAGCATTGATATAGGGTGCCAGATTTATTGCCTCCTACAGGCtgctatcttttttaaaaatttttatttatttttattgaagtatagttgatttacaagctCAGAGCTTTAAAAACCAAAtctaaggtataatttaccaagACCTAGAATAAACGTGACGTAAAATTTGAGgtgctaagttaaaaaaaaattttttaagggacttccatggtggtccagtggttaggactcggcacttccactgcaggggggcatgcatttgatccctggacagggaactaaaatcctgcatgccGAGTGgcgtggccgaaaaaaaaaattttttttaaagatgaataaacacCACATTTTCTAAGAACATGGTCAACCATAGGATTAAGACAATCACTTACAACCTAATCCAGgccaaatatttacttttacctagattacctattttttaaattatcatcgAGGGTCACTGCCTCAGTTTTCAACTTGGCCTGCCTGGTTTATGAGTATTGCAGGAATAAGGCCAGGCCTAAAAGAATCAGGTTTTCATACAAGccaaaaaaatcactgaactcTTCTTACATATATGACAATTTAGCAGCAACAAAAAAATAGTACTTGAACTAAGACATTTTAGAATGAACAGACATAATTACAATAACTTAAACTCTTAAACCAGGTATTGAAATTATGACTGAAACACAAAATCAGAGGTTCTTGTGGGAAGGCTTCAGAAGTTCAGTCACAGTTGCCAGAAGCTGAGGACAGAGGACCTGTGACTGATACATAATCTTAGAAAAGACTCTTACTAGCAGTatcttcctctttttgttttttaattaattaatttttggctgcgttgggtctccattgctgcgcacaggctttctctagttgcagcaagtgggggctactcttctttgtggtgtgcgggcttcccattgcagtggcttctcttgttgcggagaacaggctctaagtgcacgggcttcagtagttgtggcacgcaggctcagtagttgtggctcgtgggctctagagctcaggctcagtagttgtggcgcacgggcttagttgctccgcatgtgggatcttcctggaccagggctcaaacccgtgtcccctgcattggcaggtggattcttaaccactgcaccaccagggaagtccctgtcttctTTCTTAACTCAAAAGGAAATTGGTGGTTCTCCTTGACCtcctttatagaaaatattttttacttgtttattttattttgcggtacacgggcctctcactgttgtggcctctcccgacacgcaggctcagcggccatggctcacaggcccagctgctcctcagcatgtggtatcctcccggaccagggtatgaacccgtgtcccctgcatcggcaggcggactctcaaccactgcgccaccagggaaccaccagggaagccctacttgtttatttttaatcgtAGTCCATTGTCTGAGGCTGTAAGGAATGTGAtgctctcagaggaaaacaaccAAGTGTTAGGAAGCTACCAACTGACAGCCTCAAACCACTCAACTTTCCTGGTCCTCTGCTTGGAACAGCATGGACTTTGCATTGTAAGCTCTTAAGAATGTCACTAACCCCTTGTGTTTGAGGCCCTTTCAGCATTACAGTCTTTCCACCTTGCTATTAGTGTGAGCAGGGAGAGGggctttcaaaaagaaaatgagtgagGATGTCAAAAGGCCATATTCTAGGGTGATATCTAGTAGAGCCATATTTCTAACCTGCTTTTTGCaacttaatgaaaatattaagtaCTAGTTTCCCCAGTTTCTAAATCTTTTCAATTCCAGGGCCACACAGACTGGAAGCAATTATACAGCTTGTTCACGGGGGTCTGTGGGAGTGCTGacagttttaatttacatattaatgCTGAAAAACAATTTGAGAGGCAAAGAAGAGTGTTCTTTGGTCTTAGtaatgaaaagacaagaaaaaaaagtggacagGAAAGCGATTGAAAAGCTCTAGGCAAAATGGTCtgggtttattttttctgtaataaTTTCAAACTATCCACCGGTCACTGTAATAAGATACTATTCCGATGGTGGATTTGCACAGTCTTTTATTTTGCCTAAGATGACCATTCTTTGGCTGAGTGTCTTCAATAAAAGGCCTATCGACCAAAGTTAACAACCCATCTGTCCCAACTCCAACTCGTTCCTGGAAACAACTCATTCTACTGCTTGATTTCTTCCTCTACCTAACTTAACACTCACaggataaaaacaaagcaaaacactgaaagagaaattgttttaaattattagatTTCATTAAACAGCCAGGTTGGACACTTGATCATTGGAATTTATTTCTGCGGCAACcccagttctttgaaaaatgcaggAATTCTTTCCCTTAAAATATTAGCTTGACCCAAGGATGTCAAAAAGCTGCCTTAGCATTAGTTATTGCAGTCTGAGACCTCCCAAGAGGTCTAAAAAACCAGAAGattaaatatagcaaaatatgaACATAACATGAACATAGTTTACAAGTCATTTAATAACTATAGTTGTATagacttttcaaattatttttctaagttaCCAAATTTGTGATAAACATATCATATGGCCCTTGAAAAAACTATTAAATTGTGGATTAACCCCAATGTAAAGCTTTCTACATTAAGAAAGAGAGGGGAATGCACGGTAATCCTATGTAGTAGTTAGCTCCTATGATCCCCActgaacagatgaggaaaatgaggctcaaaaAATATTgtcaccaaaaatatatatatatattgtcatCTACCAAAGGTCACACGGCCATGACTGACAGTGTCTTGCTAGGCACTGCAAACCTGGCCACTTTGAAACGAAggttaattttaaattaagtacTAGTCATCACttacaaaatgaatatattaatgtGATTAATGACAAAATATTTCACTGAGGTTAGTCTTACAGAAAGTTTAAGGGAAACCAAAATTAAGGACTCCAGATTCATTTAGGcctctttcaaatataaaatattcctaaTTTTCCTTGTCTTACTACTACTGGAAGGGAATCTTGctatgaattaaaacaaaacccaaacagtaATTCtgttcctaggtatatacccaaaagaattgaaaagggaTATTTAAACAAATACTTAGGCACTAACGTTCATAacggcagcactattcacaatagccaaaaagtggaaaaaacccaaatgttcatcaagagataaatggataaacacaaaGTGGTATCCACTCAAGGGAATATTTTCAGCCATTAGAACGAACAAAGTACTGATACACACTACAATGTGgattaaactaaaaaatattacgctaagtgaaagaagccagacacaaaaggtcacatactatatgatcccatttatatgaaatatcctgaataggtaaatccatggagacagagagtagattacTGGTCGCTAGAGgactggaaggaggagggaatgaCTGCTTAGTAAGTATGGGGTCTCCTTTGTgggggatgaaaatgttttgcaaCTAGATAATGGTGGTcattgcacaacactgtgaatgtactgaatgccaTTGAACTGCACgctttaaaatgatgaattttaaatgGTCATGTGAATTtcactttggttaaaaaaaacacacagaataatgaaataatggtGATTGACCATAAAGCCCTAGATGAATAACAGGTAATTTGCTTTTTCTTAGTTTGTCACAATTTAACGAGTTTGTGACCATCATAAaccaatatataaaaaattacccATTAAAAGTTCCAAATAAGGCATTAATGTAGCTGAGGTCCCCTAATTTGTCCAGTTGGCAGAGCACCTAGTAGAGTTTACAGTACACAAGAagctttaaatgtttttaatttgtataaagtctaaagaaaaagaatattgagaaaaatgtgaaagaatatAAAGTGGCCAGAGCCTAGGAAATAAGGTGACGTACATGCATATGGGAAAAATCTATACATCTGAGCATGCAGAGAGACATAAACACTCAGGAGAGAAACCGGCTTCTTCTCATAACTTATTCTGTGTTTCTCCCAAAACTGAAGAGTAAATAGTAGTTTACAGTCACCACCCTCTGGGTTTCAGCAAAGAGGTCACACACAGGGAGGGCCTCGAGCTGCCACTTCCAATTGCTTCCCTGGTGAAACAATGCAGGAGGTTAAGTTACTTCAGGAGACTCTCAACAGGGCTCCCATTGTTCCAAGCTCAAAACTCAGAGACACAATGGGCACCATTCATACTGAGAGCTTACAGGCTGGGGAATGGTCACTCAGTGACAACTTTTTTGGGGACACTGAATTTTCATAAATACGGACTTATACCGATATgtgggaattattttttaaaagcagcacaaaataaagaaataaaactcaatGGACACTAAACTGACAGGACACCCAAGTCTTATTCCCAGCTCTGTCTCTAATGTGACTTTAAGAAAGTCACTTGCTCTTTCTGAGCCTtactttccttgtttgtaaaatgaaaatgattctaAGATCACTCAGAACTCTAAAGTTCTGTGAACACATATGAGGTCTGTTGATGTTGCTACATTATTTACTCCAACAAGTGGGGATAAATTATGAGCAGAAAAGAATCATCAGTTCACATCTTTTCATTTACTACCAGCATCTAAAAACAAGGAGGCTCAATAAAGACAGGCAGAGacactattttgttttctcttaaacAGACAAATCATAATGAATAAGGTCCAGTGAGCCCCTCCATCCCAACAAGTCCAGGATCACAGAAGTGGGTACCCCTACACAAAGCACAATGACGAAGGGCATAAACAAAAGCCTTAAGTATGTTTTTCTGTCACCTTTTCTTAGGTTATTAATACACTTCATGAATCTCTTGACTTCTTTGCCATGACTCAGAATCCCCGGAAGAAAAATGCCATTTACAACAAGAATGCGATCAATGTCCTAAGTTTTCACACcatgtcatttttttgttttttcaacctCAAAACTTGCCAAAGCAAGAACTTTGTCGCCAGAGCCTAAGGAGAAAGACACATAATAAACAGAAATgtcatttcaaatgcatttataGTTCCAGGTAAAGAGAGGAAAATCTATCACGTAGatgataaaacagaaaatgaaacgaGTTTTTATTATCAGCGCATTATCCCTGACCCTCCCCACTGCCACGACAATTTCCTTCCCTGCACAAACAACTAAGCCACATAGGGCAATTTATTGGTTACAAATACTTACTTTAATTAGGGTATGAAATAGAACATGTAACATTTtagtttacttttatatttacatttagctgaaatattttaaagcattaggctatattaatttgattatttttaattaaatagtatTGGAAAACAAACCCATTAAAAAGCGgtttataaagaaaacaattctggTTTCACCTCTAAACTCAAGAAAAGGCCATCATTTTATCTCACCCGTGCCATCTGTCAATCTAGAGCAGTAATTCATGTCCAGCTTTCAGAAATACGAGGGTACTCACCAAGGTCTGTAGAGACTTTCTCAAACTGGCTGAGTATAGCACCTGCGTTTGCTGACAAGAAGGCCTCGTCATCTGCAGTCAGctaaacaaacagaacaaaacccaaaggacTGAGTTCAAATGTGAACAAAGTGGCTCTAGGAATCACTGTTAAGAAtgtcttaggggcttccctggtggcgcagtggttgagagtccgcctgccgatgcaggggacacgggttcgtgctccagtctgggaagatcccacagaccacggagcggctgggcccgtgagccatggctgctgagcctgagcgtccggagcctgtgctccgcaacaggagaggccacaacagtgagaggctcgcatacagcaaaaaaaaaaaaaaaaaaaagtcttaggaCCACAAACTAAATCACAGATCAAGAAATTCTATACCAAATACTTCACACTTTTTCTTTATACctaatatattaaattaaatacaaGTACCTTCTCTCCAAGTTTCCTGAGAGCTGTTAGTATCTCCACTTTCTGCTGAGTATACAGGTCTCTTTCCAGCTTTCCTACCATGAGATCTCTATCCATCTGTAATAGATGAATGCAAAGCATATGGTATTTAAGTTAAAAGCATTCTTTGCATAAAATCAAGCTTTTCAGatgtactttttaaagaaaaggtccTCTACCAATTAATATTATAAAGAACTATAGAAACAACTCAAGGCAAACATGATAGAAATGTTATTACACAGTTCTAATAAATCTTGATACTAATCATAACCATTGTCTTAGTTATAAACTCTACTGAGGAATTAGTAGGTCAATAGCTTCTTTAAAGAGGAGCTATCCTCTAAGAATTCTATTTCGTTAAACTGAAGTGTGGTCTAAAGGCCTGAATGAGACAACTGGTAACAGATCTCCTGGAACTTTGGTTAAATATCACCTCTACCACCAGAAACATTGATAGCATGTACTATGCTTTGGTACTATTCTATGTGCTTTACACATTTTAGTCCATTTAAACCTCATAACAACCATAAGAGGTAGGGACTATCATTACTGcctttttacaaatggggaaacaggcacaaaaaaaggttaaagaaggacttccctggtggtccagtagtaaagaatccgccttccaatgcaggggacgcgggttcgatccctggtcggggaactaagatcccacatgccgcatggtgcggccgaagaaagaaaaaagaagaaaaaaaaaaaaaagaggttgaagAAAATAACTTCCCCAACGTCACATATGTCCACAGTAGAACAGGGGTACAAATCCAAACAGTTTGATCCaaatccatgctcttaaccactatgctattAAGTTACCAATGGCTGCAAATAACTTATTAATGTCTTAACTATATTCAAGTCTATAAACAGACTTCCTCAAGTGTCAGGTTTATAAAGATGTTTGAAATTCTTAGATGGGAAAGGCCACACATGCATAAAGCATGGCTGCTAATGAATGCTAGATGGGATTTCAATTCAGAGCTCCAGAAATAAATAGTAAAACTTTAAATGTGAAGTTGTAGCAGAAGCAGTCAGTAGCAATTTAAACTGCCATATGCTGGTTAAACCTCTATTTGTTATCAACAACCACTGCTCAAAGGACTAATTTTGTCAGAAACCTAGTTGTGGGTTGTGGCTTTAAAGTCAACTGACTAGTTTTTTGAAATAGACtatcttttagagcagttttaggttcacagtaaattGAGCAAATGGTACAGAGATTCCTCATATACCCCTTGCCCTCACTCATGCATAGTATCCCCATTATAAACAtcctcaccagagtggtacatttgttccaactgatgaacctacactgacacatcgtaatcacccaaagtccatactttacattagggttcactctttttgttttttaaatgtaattaatttatttttaaaatttatttatttatttatttatttggctccgccgggtcttcgttgcggcgtgcgggctcttttagttgcggcacgcaggatatagttccctgaccagggattgaacccgggcccccttcactgggagcacagagtattaaccactggactgccaaggaagtccctagggttcactcttggtgttgtacattttcaAATGaccaatttttaaactttagaatAACATAATGAGCAAATTCTTGGGCTgagaaaagaaatacatacagGGACTGGATCAATTTAAAGAAACTTTACCTCTGCTAACCTTGTCCGAAGCTGACCTGGTTGTTTCTTTGCAAACAATCTGATGACCTCTGGGGTTTTAAAGGCCTGGCTGATAGCTGCCTGGATAGCCTAGAAATACAAGAAGGTGAAAACTAACCAAAATAGTCCAACAAAGCAGATATTACAATATTTGATTGATAGGTCTTCAATTCTTAATAGGTCTTCTTTGTTCCTCAAACAGTATTACAACTTTAGTATCCATTTGCTATTTCTATGCATGTCACTGGAGTCAAATATATAACTAGATGAAGATCTGGAAGCAAATGCTGTTTTATCCATAAGTAGACATTCCTCTAGAAGTTAAACCCCAAAGAGGGTACATTTTCTATCTTAAATATACTtactggaaaaaaacaacaacaaaaaccaaactgtGTCACCAATGTAAGTAAATTATGCTTACCAGTTGCATTCCACTTAGTTCATCAACCAAAGTCATATTTCCAGACATAATTTTCTTTAGTGAATCATTAAATTCACTTAGTTGTTCCAGagtttcttttttggtttcttcatATTCATCTGTATCAAGTTCCTCTCTGAAGTACAGTGAacataatatagaaaaatatagagttccaaaagaaaaaaacaatcataGTATTTATACACTAAGACTTcagatacataaatatacaaaaaatatccTGGGGGAAAAAGGCTGAAAGGAAATATCAAAATACTAATGATGGATGTGTTCAGACATTAGTGTGggcgttttcctgcaattctgacaattaaactttcttattttttttttaaaccaaaatgagACAGACTTAACAAACAAACCACATAATAACTTCCTTTTAAGCAGTCTCTGAATCAATGgtataaccttgggcaagataTTTGACTAGCCAAGTCTGAGTTTTTTTTATCTATTGTATAAGCTGTAGATAATCATAGTACTTACTTTATAGGGTTGCTATGAGCATTAAATGAAATATGGAAAGTACTTGGCATataataggtacttaataaatagctgttattattaccatcattatCATTAATGGTAGGTAAAATTTTATGCACCTTGAAATACAACAGCAATGCAGTACTTGCCATCTGAGTACTCCAAACAAgccatttattaaacatttactacaAAACAGCTCCCATTTATCTAGTGCCTGCTTTGGGCCAAGCATTGTGTTGTTCCCTCATCTGCAATAGTTACAATAGTCTTTCCAGGTTGTTAAAAAGGCAATGAGCAGTCTTATTTCTTTGAGCAGTTAAGGCTGAAGACATACCAGAAGTTCAAGCAGTACCTTCTCAGCTTGATACCAGGCAGGGCCTACTTCAAATACTGAAGACAAGATGggtgttattatttccatttcatactCAAGGAAATGGAAACTTAAGGTGGTTAAATATTTAGCCCAAGTTCACATTCACTTTGAAATTAATCTAAATACTTTCAGTATTCCAGCCTTTTTAACTCCAAAGCCAGTACTGAGTTTATTTCTCCAGCAGACAAAGCACTGTGAAGAACACTACAGGGGAAACCAAAATCACACATGGGCCTGCACACATGGAGCTTATAATCTAGCTGCAGGAGACAAAAGCCATTTTACAGCATAGCAGCACACAATTATACTATTACCTGCATTCCTCCAGGTCCTGTAATTGCTGCATTAGTCTATCCAACTGTTCTTCTAAGTTCTGCTTTAATTTGCTTGTCTCTGTCTTTCCTCTGGAAGCCATTTTACTAAGTAGAACAATAAAGCAATTTAAAGTaggctatacacacacacacacacacaaaaaagtggtggggacttccctggcaatacagtagttaagactctgcgcttacCCTGCAGGGAGTGctggttcgatccttggtctaggaactaagatcccgcatgctgcgtggtacagccaaaaaaaaattggctATACTCTTTCTGAGCTACAGGTGTGGGGAAGATTGTCgtgcaaaaaaaaatctcaatttatatataaaaggTGAAACGCATATAGTAGTAACACCCCACAAAAATGCCTGGGAGTCTTCTTAATTGAATTCACAAATTAATTAGAAGTCTTAACTATTAGTCTATCTTACTTTAAACATATTTGATAGATGAAAATACAGATTTATAAAGAAACAGATCAGGCGTGACTCTGCTTTACAAGATtcattttaacattctttttcattcttaataAGTACACTCCAGGACTCAGAATACTCCTAGTATTATCTTATTGGTCTTTAGGTGCATTTACCTAATGACTTGTGGGCatgaacaacttttttttttttttttttgtggtacgcgagcctctcactgatgtggcctctcccgttgcggagcacaggctccggacgcgcaggctcagcggccatggctcacgggcccagccgctccatggcatgtgggatcctcccggaccgagtcatgaacccgtgtcccctgcatcggcaggcggactctcaaccactgcgccaccagggaaacccaatgaACAACTTTTGATGtgaatttcttctttggaaatgtgcccatttttctactggatTATCTTTCTCTTACTGATTTATATAACATGGATATAAAGTCCTTGCAATTATGttgcaaatattatctcttgTCTCCtggctttaaattttatttatggcaTTTTTTGTTAtggtaaattattatttttaatggccaAACCTATGTTCTCCTCTATGTTTTCTTAGTTTTGTGTCCCATGAAAGCAAGTCCTGACCatctcaagattttttaaaatatactattttgtttttgtttttggctgcaccgtggggcttgtgggatcttagttccctgaccagggactgaacccgggcccatggcagtgagagcaccaagtcctaaccactggactgccaaggaattcccaaaaatatactatttttttgTTAATGCTGTGAAGTAGGGatctaacttttattttctttcaaatggaTAGCCAACTGCCCCAACActgtttactagtatttattTATGCTACCTTTAATTGAGActcaatagaaacagactcaagtCTGTTTCATTGATAATATTCTGGTCCTAAGGCATTActttactattttaattattatagctttagaGCTGGTGTATACTGATGACTGATAAGGAGTTGGctctattattgttttttttccccaaaattcttGACTATACTTGTACATTTTCCCTTCTAGATGAATTTAAGAATCATTTTGacaaattccaaaaaaaattcaattgaaattttttaattttattttattgatttattttgggcttcattggatcttcgttgctgcacgcaggctttctctagttgtggcgagcaggggctaccttttgttgcaatgcatgggcttctcactgcggtggcttctcttgttgtggagcatgggctctaggcacgcgggcttcagtagctgtagtgCATgggtgagatcttcccggaccagggctcgaaccagtgtcccctgcgttggcaggcgaattcttaaccactgtaccaccagggaagtccctcagttgaAATTTTGACAGGGgttacattaaaattaatatggaGAAAATCTGTATCCTTAAAATTTGAAACTTCCAATCAAGCAATATATCTCTCCACTTATCAAAGCTTTCTTTTATGatctctagtttaaaaaaaagtattattttattcacAAAGGCTTTAAACACTGGGTGTTCTTAGATATCTTGTATTTTTTGTTAATATCAGAAATAAGGTTTTTGTTattacaatttctttttaaaaaaaatttatttatttttggctgtgttgggtcttcattgctgcacaccgactttctctagttgttgcgagcaggggctactctttgttggggttccccggcttctcattgcggtggcttctcttcattgtggagcacgggcttcagtagttgtggctcatggggtctagagcacaggctccgtagttgtggcacacagctttagttgctcctcggcatgtgagattttctggaccagggatcgaacccgtgtcccctgcactggcaggcaggttcttaaccactgtgccaccagggaactccctgtccACCATTTCTTACAGGTAAGACTCCAGCCTTcgagaccttccctgagttccaaagggtggATTCTGAATAgctgctaatcaagggaggagtaGCCAAGAAACtacctgaggcaagattaaagggacagagaagaagctcatccttctcttttttttttaaaaaaaaaagactgggtagggcttccgtggtggcgcagtggttgagagtccgcctgccgatgcaggggacgcgggtttgtgccctggtccgggaagatcccacatgctgcggaacggctaggcctgtgagccatgaccactgagcctgcgcgtccggagcctgtgctccgcaacgggagaggccacaacagtgagaggcctgcgtactgcaaaaaaaaaaaaaaaaaaaaaaaaaattttacttatttttttttgctgcgttgggtctttgttgctgtgcacgggcatactctagttgtggcgagtgggggctactcttcattgcggtgcgtgggcttctcattacggtggcttctcttgttgcggagcacgggctctaggcactcgggctcagtagttgtggcgtgcaggctctagagtgcaggctcagtagttgtggcgcacaggcttggttgctccgcaccATATGGGATCTTCtgaaccagggatcgagcctgtgtcccctgcattggcaggcggattcttaaccactgcgccaccagggaagtcctcatccTTCTCTTTTGAGCCTGCATTTTCTTCTACTTATCAAGGCCAAGTCATCCATCCTTCAAGGTCAAGTTTTACCTTCTCCATAATGCCTTCCTTGGTTCCCTCCCAATCACTACATTGTGAGTTATTTGAGAGTAgggattttacattttctttatacacCAGCGTCTAGCACAATGCTGGGCAGATAGAaggtattgaataaataaatggtaaatgAATAATGATAATTGATTGCTTTTGCCACGGCATTCTACGTCTTAGTCTCCATTTAACACTATGTCTGCCTTGAATTATATGTGATTTCATCATAGCTTGTTGTTTATTTGTCTGTCTTCCTCTCCAGACTGTAAACTGAGAGCAGAAATGGGTCTGATTCCTTTCTTAGCCTTTTCAGCACTTAATACAGACTACATATTCGATAACTGAATGAACTGTATAAAGGCACAACGTACTGTAAGGAGGTAAAGCTATTCTAAATGAATTTCAGAGAAGATGAAGATGCTTTAAAAACCTTACCCTCATGCTACATTATTTGAGATTTATCCCAGAAAGATTAACTCACGGGCACCACCTAGTATTCAATAAAGGTGGTGCACCTTT comes from Delphinus delphis chromosome 1, mDelDel1.2, whole genome shotgun sequence and encodes:
- the LZIC gene encoding protein LZIC isoform X3 — protein: MASRGKTETSKLKQNLEEQLDRLMQQLQDLEECREELDTDEYEETKKETLEQLSEFNDSLKKIMSGNMTLVDELSGMQLAIQAAISQAFKTPEVIRLFAKKQPGQLRTRLAEMDRDLMVGKLERDLYTQQKVEILTALRKLGEKLTADDEAFLSANAGAILSQFEKVSTDLGSGDKVLALASFEVEKTKK
- the LZIC gene encoding protein LZIC isoform X1; the protein is MASRGKTETSKLKQNLEEQLDRLMQQLQDLEECREELDTDEYEETKKETLEQLSEFNDSLKKIMSGNMTLVDELSGMQLAIQAAISQAFKTPEVIRLFAKKQPGQLRTRLAEFPDQGSNPRPLHWKADSLLLDHQMDRDLMVGKLERDLYTQQKVEILTALRKLGEKLTADDEAFLSANAGAILSQFEKVSTDLGSGDKVLALASFEVEKTKK
- the LZIC gene encoding protein LZIC isoform X2 encodes the protein MASRGKTETSKLKQNLEEQLDRLMQQLQDLEECREELDTDEYEETKKETLEQLSEFNDSLKKIMSGNMTLVDELSGMQLAIQAAISQAFKTPEVIRLFAKKQPGQLRTRLAEFPDQGSNPRPLHWKADSLLLDHQMDRDLMVGKLERDLYTQQKVEILTALRKLGEKLTADDEAFLSANAGAILSQFEKVSTDLGEHLRLKKYTY